A window of the Desulfobacula toluolica Tol2 genome harbors these coding sequences:
- a CDS encoding phosphate ABC transporter substrate-binding protein, producing MNKYVPVFIFMLFLLMISSSVFAGELVIKGSTTVLPIAQKAAEAYMAEHPDVKISLSGGGSGNGIKAIIDGTADIGNASRFIKQKEVDLAHDKSVYPVPFRVALDAIVPVVNYKNTVDDLSLEQLKDIYLGKITNWSEVGGTPGKIVVISRDSSSGTFGVWKDLVMKKERVIPGALTVPSNGGIVQAVANTPGAIGYVGLGYLNGDIKSVKVNGTPGTEENTLNGSFPIARGLFMFTKGWPTGDTMGFLSFILSQKGQELVKQAGSIPLF from the coding sequence ATGAACAAATATGTACCCGTATTTATTTTTATGCTCTTTTTACTGATGATATCATCAAGTGTTTTTGCAGGAGAATTGGTGATAAAAGGCTCTACAACGGTTTTGCCCATTGCTCAGAAAGCTGCTGAAGCTTATATGGCCGAACATCCTGACGTAAAAATTTCGCTTTCCGGCGGAGGGTCCGGGAACGGAATAAAAGCGATCATTGACGGTACGGCCGACATTGGGAACGCCTCGCGTTTTATCAAGCAAAAAGAAGTTGATCTGGCACACGACAAGAGCGTTTATCCAGTGCCCTTCAGGGTTGCACTGGACGCGATAGTTCCGGTTGTAAATTACAAAAACACGGTTGACGATCTTAGCCTGGAACAGCTGAAGGATATTTATCTTGGAAAGATAACAAACTGGAGTGAGGTCGGCGGAACACCTGGTAAAATCGTCGTGATTTCACGGGACAGTTCGTCCGGAACATTTGGCGTATGGAAAGATCTGGTCATGAAAAAAGAACGGGTCATTCCCGGCGCACTGACCGTGCCTTCAAACGGCGGTATTGTCCAGGCGGTTGCAAACACACCGGGTGCCATAGGGTATGTCGGCCTGGGCTATCTGAATGGCGACATCAAATCTGTAAAAGTCAACGGAACACCCGGAACAGAAGAAAACACCTTGAACGGATCATTTCCCATTGCCAGAGGCTTGTTCATGTTTACAAAAGGATGGCCGACAGGTGATACCATGGGGTTTTTATCGTTTATCCTGTCACAAAAGGGACAGGAACTTGTAAAACAAGCCGGGTCCATCCCGCTGTTCTAA
- a CDS encoding response regulator — protein MAKILLIDDSWLTRRGLSGMISSSGHEIVEAENGMDGIKKIQDECPDCIFLDLLMPEMDGYEVLEILKEKNIKIPVIVCSADIQNTAKSKCLKLGAFDFLNKPPMVEEVLQVLEKALQI, from the coding sequence ATGGCTAAAATTCTATTGATAGATGATTCCTGGTTGACTCGAAGAGGTCTTTCAGGAATGATTAGTTCTTCCGGACATGAAATTGTCGAGGCGGAAAATGGCATGGATGGAATTAAGAAAATTCAAGACGAATGTCCGGATTGTATTTTCCTTGATCTTTTAATGCCTGAGATGGACGGGTATGAAGTTTTAGAGATATTAAAAGAAAAAAACATTAAAATACCAGTTATTGTATGCAGTGCCGATATTCAGAATACTGCTAAAAGTAAATGTTTAAAATTAGGAGCTTTTGATTTCCTCAACAAACCGCCAATGGTGGAAGAGGTTTTGCAAGTATTGGAAAAAGCTCTGCAAATATAG
- a CDS encoding diguanylate cyclase, which translates to MNKIIYSLEQFRLLDNVPIAICVVDKAYNIVFWNNCIESWTKKKKADVLNKKLGTIYPHFNEKKYTCRIDPILSGGPPAIFSSQLHGHLFPSKLSNGQFRILQTTVSNVPAEGDNQYYALFAIKDFTELSYRIIDYREMQKKARQEIEQRKKVEQELRIANEEIVKQQKTAIEEERLKVLLQMAGATAHELNQPLMILLGNIELLKLDRNDPEKLTEYISKISDSGNRIANIIKKIQRVKRIVKKTYSAGADIVDIHQKEKILHVEDDHAYFENIRALLKDTKYKYIKNTDSLSNAKSLLLKKDFDLIVLDYLLPDGDAFELLDFLRLKKLNLPVIILTGQGSESIASRILRHGAGDYLSKTKLDKESLLESIEFVLEKHYLNQDKERAMVVMGDLSAKDELTGIYNRRYFTEALIREISGAQRYQKKLALCMIDLDHFKMVNDSYGHVVGDAVLKKIADIIKNAVREYDIPCRYGGEEFSLILPDTDRDGAEIVCERIRNDVADYVFKYDHISFQITLSAGVTFLKKSKDSNSKQSDMLIKQADAALYKAKNMGRNRVLFL; encoded by the coding sequence ATGAATAAAATAATATATTCCCTTGAACAATTCCGTTTACTTGATAATGTTCCCATAGCTATTTGTGTGGTTGATAAAGCATATAATATCGTTTTTTGGAACAATTGCATTGAATCCTGGACAAAAAAAAAAAAAGCTGACGTTTTAAACAAAAAACTGGGAACAATATACCCTCATTTTAATGAAAAAAAATATACCTGCAGAATAGATCCTATCCTCTCAGGGGGGCCTCCTGCAATATTTTCATCCCAGCTTCACGGGCATCTTTTTCCGTCAAAACTTTCAAATGGTCAATTCAGGATATTGCAAACAACTGTTTCAAATGTTCCCGCAGAGGGAGACAATCAGTATTACGCTCTTTTTGCCATAAAAGATTTTACTGAACTGTCCTACAGAATCATTGATTACCGGGAAATGCAAAAAAAAGCCCGGCAGGAAATTGAACAACGAAAAAAGGTGGAGCAAGAACTCAGGATAGCGAATGAAGAAATTGTTAAACAGCAAAAAACCGCTATTGAAGAAGAAAGACTTAAAGTTCTATTGCAAATGGCAGGTGCAACAGCTCACGAATTAAATCAACCATTGATGATTCTTCTCGGAAATATTGAATTACTGAAGCTGGATCGAAATGATCCTGAAAAACTAACCGAATATATTTCAAAGATAAGTGATTCAGGCAACAGGATCGCAAATATCATCAAAAAGATACAAAGGGTCAAACGTATTGTCAAAAAAACTTACAGTGCCGGAGCTGACATTGTAGACATTCATCAGAAAGAAAAAATTTTGCATGTGGAAGATGATCATGCTTATTTTGAAAATATCCGCGCCTTGCTAAAGGATACAAAATACAAATATATAAAGAATACCGATTCTTTGAGCAATGCCAAATCATTGCTGCTAAAAAAAGACTTTGATCTGATTGTCCTTGATTATTTATTGCCTGATGGAGATGCTTTTGAATTATTGGATTTTTTACGCCTGAAAAAATTAAATCTTCCTGTGATTATTCTTACAGGCCAAGGAAGTGAGAGTATCGCTTCAAGAATACTTCGGCATGGAGCAGGTGATTATTTGTCTAAAACAAAACTGGACAAAGAATCCTTGTTGGAATCCATTGAATTTGTTCTTGAAAAGCATTATCTGAATCAGGATAAGGAAAGAGCAATGGTGGTAATGGGAGATTTGTCTGCAAAAGACGAACTGACAGGCATCTATAACAGGCGATATTTTACTGAAGCCCTGATTCGTGAAATTTCCGGCGCACAAAGATATCAAAAAAAATTAGCACTCTGCATGATTGATCTTGATCACTTTAAAATGGTCAACGATTCATATGGTCATGTGGTTGGTGATGCGGTTTTAAAAAAAATTGCTGATATTATTAAAAATGCAGTTCGCGAATATGATATTCCCTGCCGGTATGGGGGAGAAGAATTTAGCCTGATTTTGCCGGATACGGACAGAGACGGAGCTGAAATCGTCTGTGAAAGAATAAGAAACGATGTGGCTGATTATGTGTTTAAATATGATCACATTTCTTTTCAAATAACATTGAGTGCGGGAGTGACTTTCCTGAAAAAATCAAAGGACAGCAATTCAAAACAGTCTGATATGCTCATAAAACAAGCTGATGCAGCTCTTTATAAAGCCAAGAACATGGGGCGAAACAGGGTTTTATTTTTATGA
- a CDS encoding oxidoreductase, translating into MTRLDQPLKIKNVHIRNRLVLPPITTGYGSAEGLVTEDILHFYTERSRQVGLTIVEATAVQSNGCIVPCSLGLWNDSQIFGMATLAKAIKAQGALAVVQLNHAGPKCSPRENEKQRLSPSGIAFRTDVEAIVMDAQDIAQLIDDFSKAAVRAAKAGFDGVEIHGAHLYLLSQFLSPLTNKRNDRYGGDAKGRATLALEIVRSVRKNLEPEYPIFFRINAEEKIEGGQTFEDALVIAKLLAREGVDVFDVSLITQGGWEEIDNKRVLVGSSALPKDQPSGANLSFTTVFKKEIKLPVIGVGKLGIGQAAANAVKNQNIDMVAIGRQMICDPKTAKKMLDKKDADIILCDECLKCFATIGKSVPMACKVNKNLPF; encoded by the coding sequence ATGACAAGACTTGATCAGCCGCTCAAAATAAAAAATGTGCATATTAGAAACAGACTGGTTCTTCCTCCTATCACAACTGGCTACGGGTCTGCCGAAGGTTTAGTCACAGAAGATATCCTTCATTTTTATACTGAAAGATCCAGGCAGGTAGGGCTTACCATTGTTGAAGCAACTGCTGTGCAATCCAATGGGTGTATCGTCCCCTGCAGTCTTGGACTTTGGAATGATTCTCAAATTTTTGGTATGGCCACACTTGCAAAAGCCATAAAAGCTCAGGGAGCTTTGGCTGTTGTACAATTAAATCATGCAGGCCCAAAGTGTTCACCGCGTGAAAATGAAAAACAAAGACTTTCACCTTCCGGAATAGCCTTTCGAACGGATGTTGAGGCAATTGTTATGGATGCTCAGGATATTGCACAATTGATAGATGATTTTTCCAAAGCTGCTGTTCGAGCAGCAAAAGCCGGGTTTGATGGTGTTGAAATTCATGGTGCCCATCTATATTTGCTGAGTCAGTTTTTATCTCCATTAACGAATAAAAGAAATGACCGCTATGGCGGGGATGCCAAAGGCCGAGCTACTTTGGCTTTGGAAATCGTAAGAAGCGTCCGTAAAAATCTGGAACCGGAGTATCCCATCTTTTTTCGTATAAATGCTGAGGAAAAAATTGAGGGAGGGCAAACCTTTGAAGATGCTCTTGTTATAGCTAAATTGCTTGCAAGAGAAGGTGTGGATGTTTTTGATGTTTCATTGATCACCCAAGGTGGTTGGGAAGAGATTGATAATAAAAGAGTCCTCGTGGGGTCTTCAGCATTACCTAAGGATCAGCCTTCCGGAGCAAACCTTTCTTTTACCACTGTATTTAAAAAAGAAATCAAACTTCCGGTTATTGGTGTTGGTAAATTGGGTATCGGCCAGGCAGCAGCCAATGCAGTGAAAAATCAAAATATAGATATGGTTGCAATTGGGCGGCAAATGATCTGTGACCCAAAAACAGCAAAAAAAATGCTGGATAAAAAGGATGCTGATATTATTTTGTGTGATGAATGCTTAAAATGCTTTGCTACCATAGGCAAAAGTGTGCCCATGGCCTGCAAGGTCAATAAAAATTTGCCTTTTTAA
- a CDS encoding methyl-accepting chemotaxis protein: protein MRKLNIKKQSIRFKLMMAAALMVTLPMLVLGYFSGHKIQQTVSDDAKVQAVRIAAGLAQSTNLVLEEQIRIIRGLAENFRSFGGMDIRFYGGQGIDDLTAKRLNKTIHRTVKKMGANYESIFIADAQGIIFAGTLGSGETPFFGKDISAKHFFINTKKSVEPCSSEVLLSKFNQKPVIVFCAPILDKREQFAGAVGMTLKLDAVSNLITGTQIGQTGYAYMVDQNGRTIAHPDPEHVMKTNIKKQPGMESFAKTVLSMKTGLDTYNCDGLHEIAGFSTVDAKEWTIVVTQKVEDFMKVADSLQRFTILIGGVFLLMSLVAGLYFTRSIITPVELVASALQKSAANVTDAARQVTAASNSVANGAGIQAMSMKDTAASLSQISVMIKDNADHADQANRLVDQNQLVSNKSNRMLNELKITMEKLEDSSKETARIIKTIDDIAFQTNLLSLNASVEAARAGESGAGFAVVAEEFRNLSLRSAQAAKVSENFIHTTENNVIKCIDMMQQVSDTFLEVLDNSVNMKTCIKEIVEESGRQSDGIGVIDASVIKMDRLIQQHTAHAKESAIASKSVLQEARKMIQMVQNLIAVIGTSGTSNRHNCQGHTANMTLTEDKHPEKITTKEVPITALGNPLKTDQKISKNRTWDIAAFPIMADGTKSAPELTGSPDC, encoded by the coding sequence TTGAGAAAATTAAACATAAAAAAACAAAGCATCCGGTTCAAGCTTATGATGGCGGCGGCTTTAATGGTAACTCTTCCAATGCTGGTTCTCGGCTACTTTTCAGGCCATAAAATACAACAGACCGTGTCAGATGATGCCAAGGTGCAAGCAGTCAGAATTGCAGCCGGTCTTGCACAGTCGACAAATCTGGTGCTGGAAGAACAAATTCGAATTATCCGCGGTCTTGCTGAAAATTTCCGGTCTTTTGGGGGTATGGATATCCGGTTTTACGGAGGACAGGGCATTGATGATCTGACTGCCAAGAGGTTGAATAAGACCATCCACAGAACCGTTAAAAAAATGGGTGCAAACTACGAGAGTATTTTCATAGCTGACGCCCAGGGTATTATTTTTGCCGGGACTCTTGGTTCCGGGGAAACTCCTTTTTTCGGCAAGGATATAAGTGCAAAACATTTTTTTATAAATACCAAAAAATCCGTAGAACCTTGTTCAAGCGAGGTTTTATTGTCCAAATTTAACCAGAAGCCAGTCATTGTTTTTTGTGCCCCCATACTTGATAAACGCGAACAATTTGCAGGTGCCGTCGGAATGACCCTGAAACTGGATGCTGTTTCAAACCTTATAACCGGAACACAGATAGGACAGACAGGATACGCTTATATGGTTGATCAAAATGGTCGTACCATTGCCCATCCTGATCCTGAACATGTCATGAAAACCAACATAAAAAAGCAGCCGGGCATGGAATCTTTTGCCAAAACTGTTTTATCAATGAAAACCGGCCTTGACACATACAATTGTGACGGCCTGCATGAAATAGCAGGTTTTTCAACGGTTGATGCAAAAGAATGGACGATTGTTGTCACTCAGAAAGTTGAAGATTTTATGAAAGTGGCAGACTCGCTTCAGCGATTTACCATCCTGATAGGTGGCGTTTTTCTTTTGATGTCCCTTGTGGCAGGTCTTTATTTTACCCGAAGTATAATAACTCCGGTGGAACTTGTTGCATCCGCACTTCAAAAAAGTGCTGCAAATGTCACGGATGCTGCACGCCAGGTTACGGCTGCCAGCAATTCAGTGGCAAATGGTGCAGGTATACAGGCCATGTCCATGAAAGATACGGCTGCGTCTTTATCTCAGATATCCGTCATGATAAAAGACAATGCCGACCATGCAGATCAGGCCAATCGCCTGGTGGATCAGAACCAGCTGGTTTCAAATAAATCCAACCGTATGCTCAATGAGCTGAAAATCACCATGGAAAAATTGGAGGATTCGAGCAAAGAAACGGCCCGGATTATTAAAACCATTGATGACATTGCATTCCAGACCAATTTATTATCCTTGAACGCCTCTGTCGAAGCCGCCCGTGCAGGAGAGTCAGGAGCCGGATTTGCCGTTGTGGCTGAAGAGTTCAGGAATTTGTCTTTACGGTCTGCACAAGCAGCCAAGGTTAGCGAAAATTTCATCCATACCACTGAGAATAATGTCATAAAATGCATTGATATGATGCAGCAGGTTTCAGATACTTTTCTGGAGGTTTTGGATAACTCTGTTAATATGAAAACCTGCATTAAAGAGATTGTGGAAGAGTCCGGCAGACAATCCGATGGCATAGGTGTGATAGATGCGTCAGTGATAAAAATGGACAGATTAATTCAGCAGCATACAGCCCATGCAAAAGAGTCGGCTATTGCATCAAAAAGTGTGTTGCAGGAAGCCCGGAAAATGATTCAAATGGTACAAAATCTAATTGCCGTTATCGGAACATCCGGCACATCAAATCGTCACAACTGCCAAGGCCATACAGCAAACATGACACTAACAGAAGATAAACACCCGGAAAAGATAACAACAAAAGAAGTGCCGATAACAGCCCTGGGAAACCCACTTAAAACAGATCAAAAAATCAGCAAAAACAGAACCTGGGATATTGCAGCGTTTCCAATTATGGCCGATGGCACTAAATCCGCTCCAGAATTGACCGGAAGTCCTGATTGTTAA
- a CDS encoding chemotaxis protein CheC yields the protein MKTTEKQIEALRELINIGVGKSASILNTMLNSHIILQVPLLKILNISELNNEVKAFSKGKLSTVILKFDGPFSGSAELIFPSETAMILVNSLVGENPIGMDFDSIRSGTLCEIGNVVLNGVMGSISNIFSSYFKYSVPEYIEDFAENIFSEKAVDFDMKVLLAKTKFIIKELNIDGDIMLFFEVSALDRLIEMIEEL from the coding sequence ATGAAAACAACAGAAAAGCAAATAGAAGCGTTAAGGGAGCTCATAAATATTGGTGTTGGCAAAAGCGCTTCAATTCTGAACACAATGTTGAACTCTCATATTATTCTTCAAGTTCCTTTATTAAAAATTCTTAACATTTCAGAATTAAATAATGAAGTAAAAGCCTTTAGCAAAGGAAAACTGTCAACTGTTATCCTAAAATTTGATGGTCCTTTTTCAGGAAGTGCTGAATTGATATTTCCCAGTGAAACCGCCATGATATTAGTAAATAGCCTGGTTGGTGAAAATCCAATAGGAATGGATTTTGATTCAATTCGATCAGGAACCCTATGTGAAATCGGTAATGTTGTTTTAAATGGGGTAATGGGATCAATCTCCAATATTTTTTCATCCTATTTTAAGTATTCCGTACCAGAGTATATAGAAGATTTTGCTGAAAATATTTTTTCTGAAAAAGCTGTTGACTTTGATATGAAAGTTTTACTTGCAAAAACAAAATTCATTATCAAAGAACTGAATATTGATGGAGATATTATGTTGTTTTTTGAAGTTTCTGCCTTGGATAGACTGATTGAAATGATCGAAGAATTATAG
- a CDS encoding chemotaxis protein CheA gives MHSSSEIRSKLEDLSIEFILVDVDNPESFSNSITLLKDINDISKKSGMHDITSCVKQIRNHIEQVTTYNKNENHDTLIHIEDIISEMKLIVDHLTMGKQTDNEICKASNSNPPETASKSTNKNTSIRHPETLPSYLSMKDFAEFLSSQQSVLDKFETLVLEFEKGDLVHSPKEMKRIIHTIKGESGFLALKEVEKICHRTEDLFSQDVTVKFAEILFSVKDWLSDTFSVYSGADASPKDSEQILKLLKEYENKSGMEQKNQNDFASHHKMPSDTQPVKAENAKSNTSVKKSIRVDSDRLDHLIDTIGELSTAEAMVIRNSDNKDKKSSEYRNSLRALSEITKELQRIGLSLRMVPLKSLFNRMKRVARDLSNKNNKQFDFVTKGEETELDKNLVDGLSDPLIHIIRNSFDHGIEQNIQDRLEAGKPEIATVTLEGYHKGGSLYIEITDDGKGIDTKKLIEKAISTRIIDDASQLDQNSIYNLIFHPGLSTADQVTDISGRGIGMDVVKTTINQYNGKIHIESTQKIGTKIQIKLPLTLAIMDGMIVGVGDHRYVIPTLCVLTSIELKPDMISSVFQKGEFIKVHGKIIPLFRLHKFFNLSNDISNGASNNNTGIVVVVEDSGFKAALLIDKLLAKQNVVRKNLGTLMENIPGICGGTIMPDGKVCLILDIARIISIANGIST, from the coding sequence TTGCACTCAAGCTCTGAAATCAGAAGTAAACTTGAAGACCTCTCTATAGAATTTATCCTGGTTGATGTTGATAACCCTGAGTCATTTTCAAATAGTATCACCTTGTTAAAAGACATTAATGATATATCAAAAAAAAGCGGCATGCATGATATTACCTCATGTGTTAAACAGATCCGCAATCATATTGAACAAGTAACAACTTATAACAAAAATGAAAATCATGACACCTTAATTCATATTGAAGATATCATTTCAGAAATGAAATTGATCGTCGATCATTTAACCATGGGAAAACAAACTGATAATGAAATTTGCAAGGCATCAAACTCCAACCCGCCTGAAACTGCATCAAAATCTACGAATAAAAATACAAGTATACGCCATCCTGAAACACTTCCTTCTTATTTGAGCATGAAGGATTTTGCTGAATTTTTATCCTCTCAGCAGTCAGTTCTGGATAAATTTGAAACTCTTGTTCTTGAATTTGAAAAAGGTGACCTAGTACATTCTCCAAAAGAGATGAAACGTATTATCCATACAATAAAAGGAGAAAGTGGTTTTCTGGCGCTAAAAGAAGTTGAAAAAATCTGTCACCGGACTGAGGATTTGTTTTCACAAGACGTGACTGTAAAATTTGCTGAAATTCTTTTTAGCGTAAAAGACTGGTTATCTGATACATTTTCAGTGTATTCAGGAGCAGATGCTTCTCCAAAAGATTCCGAACAAATTCTTAAATTACTTAAAGAGTATGAAAACAAATCAGGTATGGAGCAAAAAAATCAAAATGATTTTGCTTCTCATCACAAAATGCCTTCTGATACTCAACCCGTAAAAGCAGAAAATGCCAAAAGCAATACGTCTGTAAAAAAATCCATAAGGGTTGATTCAGACAGATTGGATCATTTGATTGATACAATAGGTGAACTTTCCACTGCAGAAGCTATGGTAATCCGAAATAGCGACAACAAAGACAAAAAATCTTCCGAATACAGAAATTCACTGCGAGCTCTCAGTGAGATAACAAAAGAACTTCAACGAATTGGACTGTCACTAAGGATGGTTCCTTTAAAATCTTTGTTCAACAGAATGAAAAGAGTTGCAAGAGATTTGTCAAACAAAAACAACAAGCAATTTGATTTTGTCACAAAAGGAGAAGAAACCGAGCTGGATAAAAACCTGGTTGACGGACTGAGTGATCCGCTTATTCATATTATTCGGAACAGTTTTGATCATGGCATTGAACAAAATATTCAAGATAGACTTGAAGCCGGCAAGCCTGAAATTGCCACGGTGACTCTTGAAGGATATCACAAAGGCGGCAGTCTATATATTGAAATTACAGATGACGGGAAAGGAATTGATACCAAAAAACTTATTGAAAAAGCTATTTCAACAAGAATAATTGATGATGCATCCCAGCTTGATCAAAATTCCATTTATAATCTTATTTTCCACCCGGGGCTGAGTACTGCAGATCAAGTCACTGATATTTCAGGTCGAGGAATTGGTATGGATGTGGTAAAAACAACAATCAACCAATACAATGGTAAAATCCATATTGAGTCCACACAGAAAATCGGAACAAAGATTCAGATAAAACTTCCCTTAACCCTTGCGATTATGGATGGTATGATTGTTGGTGTTGGTGATCATAGATATGTAATCCCAACCCTTTGTGTTTTAACTTCTATAGAACTCAAACCTGATATGATTTCAAGCGTCTTTCAAAAAGGTGAATTTATTAAAGTACACGGCAAGATTATCCCTTTGTTCAGGCTTCATAAATTTTTCAATCTTTCCAATGATATCTCAAATGGTGCCTCAAACAATAATACGGGTATTGTTGTCGTAGTGGAAGACTCCGGTTTCAAAGCCGCCCTTCTGATAGACAAGCTTCTTGCCAAGCAAAATGTTGTTAGAAAAAATTTGGGCACTTTAATGGAAAATATTCCCGGCATTTGCGGCGGTACAATTATGCCTGATGGAAAAGTCTGCCTGATTCTTGATATAGCAAGGATAATATCAATCGCAAATGGAATATCCACTTAA